Within the Novosphingobium pentaromativorans US6-1 genome, the region GAGCAGAGGCGCCGCCGCGTCCGTCAGATAGACGGCGCGCGCGCGGCGGTCGTCCCGGCGGTCGCGCCGTTCCAACAGGCCTTCGGCGCACAGCCGGTCGATCAGGCGCCCGGCCGAGGCTTCCGACATTTCGAGATGTTCGGCAATCACCCGCTGGGTGGCGCCCGGAATGCGCGAGACGACGGCTATCATCGCCCATTGCGAGCGTGTGACGTTGAGCGCCGATACCTTGCGATCGAAATTGTTGCGCATGAGGCGGGCGATTACGGTCAGGCTCAGGGCGATTTTCCGCCTCGCGCCCTCATCCTCGTTGGTGAAGGTCTGGGTCAGGATGTTCGGGGAGGTTTTCTCGGTTTCGCTCGCCACGCCTGCTCCTGGTCTGTAGCCGCCGGCAGGAACCGCGCGTCCCTGCCAGAAAGTCTGAACTTCATCGCCTCCGACCGACGATGTCGCCCCGGAGCCCGCTTTCAGACCCCGTGATGATGAGGCCGGATGCACGTTGCGTCGGTTGTGCCTCGCAGCCGCGCAAGGTCAAGCGCAGGCGTCGATTTTTTAACTCGGCGATGGGGAAATTAACGCGGCTATCGCAGGTTCGCTCGTGCCGGATGGCTGTCCCGGGCTCAGCGCGCGGGGGAAGTTTCGCTGGCCTGATCGCCGCCCAGCACCCGGTAAAGGGTGATCCGGTTCGATGCGGAGGCAAGGCGCACGGCGATTTCGGCCCTCCGCGCGGAATAGAGACTGCGCTGCGCATCGAGATTGACGAGATAACTGTCGATGCCTTGCTTGTAGCGTGCCTGGGTCAGCTTCGCGGTGTCGCTGGCAGCTTCGGTAAAGGCTTGTGCCGAGCGCAGCCGCTCGGCCAGCGTGCCCTGGTCGGCCAATGCGTCGGCCACTTCGCGAAAAGCGGTCTGGATCGTCTTTTCATAAGTGGCGAGGGCCGCGTCGCGGCGGGCCTTGGCGACATCGACATTCGCGGCCTTGCCACCTGCGTTGAAGATCGACCAACTGGCGTTGCCGCTTCCGGTGGCGGCAAATGCACCGTCGGTGAACAGGGACGAGAGCGAATTGCTGGCGAATCCCAGCAGCCCGGTAAGGGAGATCGAGGGAAAGAGCTGCGCGCGTGCCACGCCGATGTCGGCATTGGCGGCGCGCAGGTCGTATTCCGCGCCGATGACGTCCGGGCGACGCAGCAGAACCTGCGAACGCGTTCCGGCCGGCAGCATGGCGAGGCTTGCGTTGACCTGGTCTATGCCATCGGGAAGCAGCGTTTGATCGAATTCGGCGCCGATGAGCAGGCGTATCGCATTGATGTCCTGCGCAAGGGCCGACTTCTGCGAAGCCAGATCGCCGCGGGCGGTTTCGAGAATCTGCTGCGCCTGACGCAAATCCGTGCGCGGCGCGACGCCGGCATTCAGCAGGGCGCCAGTCAGCTCCACGCTGCGCTGTGCGTTCTGCGCGGTTTCCTGCGCAATGCGCAGCAGGTCCTTGTCCGCCGCGTAAGTAGACCAGGCGCGGGCGAGATCCGCGACAAGGCCGAGCCTAACGGTGCGCGCCGCCGATTCGGTCGATAGCGCCGCGTTGCGCTGCGCTTGCGTTGCATTGGCGAGCTTGCCGAAAAGATCGAGTTCAAAGCTCGAGACGCCGCCTTGCGCCGAATAGGACCAGCCGTCGGCGCCACTGACGCCGCCATTGACGCCGCCACTGCCTGCCCCGCCATTACGGTCGGTGTAAGTGGCGGAGCCATTGACGCCAAGCTCTGGGAATTGGTCGGAACGCACGACGCGCACTTGCGCGCGCGCAGCCGCGACATTGGCAGCAGCCACGCGCAAGTCCCGGTTGTTTGCAAGAGCCTGTCGGATCAGGGCCTGCAGACGCTCGTCGCGGAAGATCTCGGTGTAGGAAACGAGGGGAAGCGCTGCCTCGCTTTGGGTCAGGTAGGCATCGCCGACGGGCCAGGATACCGGAACCGGAGCATCGGGTTGAACGTATTTCGGCGCCATGGAGCAAGCACCGAGCGCCGCGGCGGGCAGGAAGACGGCAAGGCGGGTCCGGTGGGAGAGCTTCATGCGCCATCTCCCGCCGCCGCGCGCCGTTCGGCCAGCTTGCGCCGCGCCGCTGCCAGCCCGTCGCGGACCCCGCGCCGGACCAGAACGAAAAACAGCGGAATGTAGAAAATCGCCAGGACCGTCGCCGTGAGCATGCCGCCGACCACGGCCGTGCCGATGGCAACACGGCTGTTCGCGCCTGCGCCTGTCGCCGCGGCGAGGGGAAGTACGCCGAAGATGAACGCGAAGCTGGTCATCAGGATCGGACGCAAACGGATCCTTGCAGCCTCGAGCGCGGCGTCGATCACCCTCTTGCCCTGCCGTTCGGCCTGTTCGGCGAATTCGATCATGAGGATCGCGTTCTTGGCGGCCAGTCCCATCGTTGTGAGCAGGCCAATCTGCAGATAGACGTCGTTTTCAAGGCCGCGCAGGGTCACGAACACGATGGCCCCCAGCAGGCCTAGCGGGATGACCAGGATTACCGCGATCGGGATCGACCAGCTTTCATATAGAGCGGCAAGGCACAGGAACACGACCAGCAGCGAGAGGCCATAGAGCAGGGGCCCCTGACCGGTGGACAGCCGCTCCTGGTAAGACGAGCCTGCCCAGGCCACGCTCGTTCCGGGCACCTTGCTGGCCAGTTCCTCCATCACTTCCATGGCCGTGCCGGAACTGAGGCCCGGCGCGGGCGTTCCGGAGAATTCGTAGGCCTGCAACCCGTTGAAGCGCGACGTGCTGCTGGGTGCGGTTGACCAGCTTACATGAGAGAAAGCGGAGAACGGCGCCATTTGTCCGCTGGAGCCGCGCACGAACCACTGGTTCAGGTCTTCGGGGCGTGAGCGGAACCTGGCTTCGCCCTGCACATAGACTTTCTTGATCCGGCCCTCGTCGAGGAAATCGTTGACGTAGTTCCCGCCCCAGGCGGTGCTCAGCGTTGCGTTCACGTCACTTTGCGACAATCCGAAGGCGCTGAGGGCCTG harbors:
- a CDS encoding efflux transporter outer membrane subunit; protein product: MKLSHRTRLAVFLPAAALGACSMAPKYVQPDAPVPVSWPVGDAYLTQSEAALPLVSYTEIFRDERLQALIRQALANNRDLRVAAANVAAARAQVRVVRSDQFPELGVNGSATYTDRNGGAGSGGVNGGVSGADGWSYSAQGGVSSFELDLFGKLANATQAQRNAALSTESAARTVRLGLVADLARAWSTYAADKDLLRIAQETAQNAQRSVELTGALLNAGVAPRTDLRQAQQILETARGDLASQKSALAQDINAIRLLIGAEFDQTLLPDGIDQVNASLAMLPAGTRSQVLLRRPDVIGAEYDLRAANADIGVARAQLFPSISLTGLLGFASNSLSSLFTDGAFAATGSGNASWSIFNAGGKAANVDVAKARRDAALATYEKTIQTAFREVADALADQGTLAERLRSAQAFTEAASDTAKLTQARYKQGIDSYLVNLDAQRSLYSARRAEIAVRLASASNRITLYRVLGGDQASETSPAR
- a CDS encoding MarR family winged helix-turn-helix transcriptional regulator, whose protein sequence is MASETEKTSPNILTQTFTNEDEGARRKIALSLTVIARLMRNNFDRKVSALNVTRSQWAMIAVVSRIPGATQRVIAEHLEMSEASAGRLIDRLCAEGLLERRDRRDDRRARAVYLTDAAAPLLEQLQKIALASEDRMFNNFSDEEVDQLLDFMLRIYENVSRG